In one window of Chryseobacterium sp. JV274 DNA:
- a CDS encoding alpha/beta fold hydrolase encodes MKDKELPGDVSLNHGMAVISSTLRIHYAEAGNGEIIIILIHGFPQTWWEWRFVIPVLVNKGFRVIALDYRGAGDSWKPAGGYDKRTMASDIHHLLKEHLKIQTPVVLIGHDIGLMIAYAYAQEYRTSVSQLVVIDAPLPGTKIFDKIRTDHRVWHFAFHNVHNLPEMLITGREREYLHYFFNYRIYNTAAINETDMDVFSQAYSSAGAMKAGLEVYRAFDQDILDNKESLAKNGKLTIPVLVVGGEISTSGPFMKEMMEEVAERVTSVRIPKTAHWIAEENPEAFIKELLTFLG; translated from the coding sequence ATGAAAGATAAAGAATTACCTGGTGATGTTAGCTTGAATCATGGGATGGCTGTTATCAGCAGTACATTACGTATACATTACGCAGAAGCAGGAAATGGAGAGATTATAATTATTCTGATACATGGTTTTCCGCAGACATGGTGGGAATGGCGATTTGTAATACCTGTATTGGTTAATAAGGGATTTCGAGTTATTGCCTTGGATTACCGAGGAGCCGGAGATTCCTGGAAACCTGCGGGTGGATATGATAAACGCACTATGGCCAGTGATATTCACCACCTGTTAAAGGAACACCTTAAGATACAAACCCCTGTAGTCCTTATAGGACATGATATAGGTTTAATGATTGCGTATGCTTATGCACAAGAATACCGTACATCTGTATCTCAGCTGGTGGTAATAGATGCTCCTTTACCCGGCACAAAAATATTTGATAAAATAAGAACAGATCACAGGGTCTGGCATTTTGCATTCCATAACGTACACAACCTGCCTGAAATGCTTATTACTGGTCGTGAACGGGAATATTTACATTATTTTTTCAACTATCGTATTTATAATACAGCTGCCATTAATGAAACTGATATGGATGTTTTTAGTCAGGCATATTCTTCAGCCGGTGCTATGAAAGCCGGATTGGAAGTTTACCGGGCATTTGACCAAGATATACTGGACAATAAAGAAAGCTTGGCAAAAAATGGGAAACTAACTATTCCCGTTCTGGTAGTTGGAGGAGAAATAAGTACAAGTGGACCTTTTATGAAAGAAATGATGGAAGAAGTAGCCGAAAGGGTTACATCAGTACGCATTCCTAAAACAGCACATTGGATAGCTGAAGAAAATCCGGAGGCATTTATAAAAGAACTCTTAACGTTTCTCGGTTAA
- a CDS encoding Lrp/AsnC family transcriptional regulator → MQLDKLHYAILNELQLNARASNAEIGRKIGLTAPAVAERIKKLEEAGIIKGYTAVVEYTKLQYTQNVLIAIKLHPNIMIMSFLKETEEIEGIVKMVHTTGEYCFFLHMFLKSTQEITLVLDRLNKFGTTTTYSILSVPIDHKPITFK, encoded by the coding sequence ATGCAATTAGATAAACTGCACTACGCAATTTTAAACGAACTACAATTAAACGCCAGAGCGAGCAATGCTGAAATAGGCAGAAAAATAGGACTCACAGCTCCGGCTGTTGCAGAACGTATAAAAAAGCTGGAGGAAGCAGGGATAATAAAAGGCTACACTGCTGTTGTGGAATATACAAAACTGCAATACACACAAAATGTTTTAATTGCAATAAAATTACACCCCAATATTATGATTATGTCCTTTTTGAAAGAAACTGAAGAAATAGAAGGGATTGTAAAAATGGTACATACTACAGGAGAATATTGTTTCTTTTTACATATGTTTCTGAAATCTACACAAGAAATTACTTTAGTTCTGGACCGCTTGAATAAATTTGGCACAACAACAACTTATTCTATTCTGTCGGTGCCTATTGATCACAAACCAATTACTTTTAAGTAG
- a CDS encoding helix-turn-helix domain-containing protein, translating into MSQSIYFETVNDYNQFNNHETLHPLVSVIDFSKAHKRTGSKMYFNLYCIFLKDVKCGDLKYGRATYDYQEGTLVFVSPGQVVDVENKIDKYQPLGHGLVFHPDLIKGTSLGKGISEYGFFGYQTNEALHLSAKEQQMVLEMFADIQFELSRPVDKHSKKVITSNIELFLNHCDRFYDRQFITRENVNKGILEKFEELLNSYFSSEKPNTIGLPSVAYCADELHFSPNYFGDLIKKETGKTAQEYIQNKIIDIAKQRVFNVDKSISQIAYELGFKYPQHFIRLFKQRTGVTPNEFRNLN; encoded by the coding sequence ATGAGCCAATCAATCTATTTTGAAACAGTAAACGATTATAATCAATTTAATAATCACGAGACCCTTCACCCTTTGGTAAGTGTAATAGATTTTTCGAAAGCACATAAAAGAACAGGATCTAAAATGTATTTTAATCTGTATTGCATTTTTTTAAAAGATGTAAAATGTGGTGATCTGAAATATGGTCGGGCAACTTATGACTATCAGGAAGGAACATTGGTTTTTGTTTCTCCGGGACAAGTTGTTGATGTAGAAAACAAAATTGATAAGTATCAGCCTTTGGGGCATGGATTAGTATTTCATCCGGATTTAATTAAAGGAACTTCTTTAGGTAAGGGCATCTCTGAATATGGATTTTTTGGTTACCAGACCAATGAAGCGCTGCATCTATCAGCAAAAGAACAACAAATGGTTTTGGAAATGTTTGCTGATATTCAATTTGAATTGAGCCGCCCAGTAGATAAACACAGTAAAAAAGTCATCACATCGAATATTGAACTTTTTCTTAATCACTGTGACCGCTTCTATGACCGTCAGTTTATCACCAGAGAAAATGTGAATAAAGGTATTTTAGAAAAATTTGAAGAATTACTAAACAGCTATTTTTCATCTGAGAAACCTAATACTATTGGGCTTCCATCTGTAGCATATTGTGCAGATGAATTACATTTTTCGCCTAACTATTTTGGAGATCTGATTAAGAAAGAAACAGGGAAAACTGCGCAGGAATACATACAGAATAAAATTATTGATATAGCCAAGCAAAGAGTATTCAATGTTGATAAATCTATTAGTCAGATTGCTTATGAATTGGGTTTTAAATATCCGCAGCATTTTATTCGATTATTCAAGCAGAGAACTGGTGTTACCCCTAATGAATTTCGGAATTTAAATTAA
- a CDS encoding aldo/keto reductase, whose product MKKVILNNSIEMPVLGFGVFQVPDPAECEKAVIDAIDTGYRLIDTAASYGNEQAVGNAIKNSGIAREDLFITTKLWVQDTGYEKTLKAFETSLNKLQLEYLDLYLIHQPYGDIFGSWKAMQELYEQGKVRAIGVSNFHPDRIADLIANSGFTPAINQIETHPFHQQVETQNFLIENNVQIESWGPFAEGKNDIFNNEVLKTIAEKYNKSVAQVILNWLTSRNVIVIPKSVRKERMAENFDIFDFELSSEDMDAIATLDTESSLFFDHRDPNMVKWLSERKLDL is encoded by the coding sequence ATGAAAAAAGTAATATTGAACAATAGTATAGAAATGCCGGTTTTAGGATTTGGAGTATTTCAGGTCCCGGATCCCGCAGAATGTGAAAAAGCTGTTATTGATGCAATTGATACAGGCTATCGATTAATTGATACTGCTGCATCTTACGGTAATGAACAAGCGGTTGGTAATGCCATTAAAAACAGTGGAATTGCGAGAGAAGATTTATTTATCACGACAAAACTTTGGGTACAAGACACAGGATATGAAAAAACTTTAAAAGCTTTTGAAACATCATTGAATAAACTTCAGTTGGAATATCTGGATTTATACCTTATTCATCAGCCGTACGGAGATATTTTCGGATCTTGGAAAGCAATGCAGGAATTGTATGAACAAGGAAAAGTAAGAGCTATAGGAGTTTCTAATTTCCATCCTGACAGGATCGCAGATTTGATTGCCAACAGTGGATTTACACCAGCAATCAATCAAATCGAGACTCATCCTTTCCATCAACAGGTTGAAACACAAAATTTCCTAATTGAAAATAATGTACAGATTGAATCCTGGGGGCCTTTTGCAGAAGGAAAGAATGATATTTTTAATAATGAAGTTTTAAAAACGATCGCAGAAAAATATAACAAATCTGTAGCTCAGGTCATTTTGAACTGGTTGACGAGTAGAAATGTTATCGTTATTCCAAAATCTGTAAGAAAAGAAAGAATGGCTGAAAATTTTGACATTTTTGACTTTGAGCTTTCTTCTGAAGATATGGATGCTATCGCAACTTTAGACACTGAATCCAGCTTGTTTTTTGATCATAGAGACCCCAACATGGTTAAATGGCTAAGTGAAAGAAAATTGGACTTGTAA
- a CDS encoding alpha/beta hydrolase → MAQKPITIASQGNFSAGGSVIKSEGVFDPLKPWNVSQGGQTRHGDHADVFYQIPVKSKKLSMIFLHGYGQSRRSWQTTADGREGFANIFLRKGYSVYLVDQPGRGEAGQTTKPGQISGTPDDQTWFTQFRIGLYPKFNEGVQFPKDSISMDQFFRMMTPDIGNVDEATIMNAMSSVMDKSGNGILFTHSAGGSPGWKTAIKNEKIKAVVAYEPGGFTFPEGEEPEGNRGGKGVPMNEFMKLTKIPIVVYYGDYIPTEETNAASLNFWKNVLTTARQWAKVVNSHGGDVTIVHLPELGIKGNTHFLMSDLNNVEVAELLSKWLKEKGLDK, encoded by the coding sequence GTGGCACAAAAACCAATTACTATTGCGTCACAAGGCAATTTCTCAGCCGGAGGTTCGGTTATCAAAAGTGAAGGCGTTTTCGATCCGTTAAAACCATGGAATGTGTCTCAAGGAGGGCAAACAAGACACGGAGATCACGCTGATGTTTTTTACCAAATTCCTGTCAAATCTAAAAAACTTTCGATGATTTTCCTGCACGGTTACGGACAGTCTAGACGAAGCTGGCAGACCACAGCGGATGGAAGAGAAGGTTTTGCCAATATTTTTTTAAGAAAAGGTTATAGTGTCTATCTGGTTGATCAACCAGGTCGTGGAGAGGCCGGGCAGACTACAAAACCAGGACAAATTAGCGGTACGCCAGATGACCAGACTTGGTTTACTCAATTCCGAATTGGTCTGTACCCTAAATTCAATGAAGGCGTTCAGTTTCCAAAAGACAGCATTTCTATGGATCAATTTTTCCGTATGATGACACCGGATATAGGAAATGTAGATGAAGCAACGATTATGAATGCAATGTCTTCTGTTATGGATAAATCCGGAAACGGGATTCTTTTCACACATTCGGCAGGAGGCTCACCTGGATGGAAAACAGCCATTAAAAATGAAAAAATTAAAGCTGTCGTTGCCTATGAACCCGGAGGATTCACCTTTCCGGAAGGAGAAGAACCTGAAGGAAACCGAGGAGGAAAAGGTGTTCCGATGAACGAATTTATGAAACTGACTAAAATTCCCATTGTAGTTTACTATGGGGATTATATTCCAACTGAAGAAACTAATGCAGCATCATTAAATTTTTGGAAAAACGTTCTTACGACAGCAAGACAATGGGCAAAAGTCGTCAATAGTCACGGTGGAGATGTTACTATTGTTCATCTCCCTGAACTGGGCATTAAGGGGAATACCCATTTTCTAATGTCTGATTTGAATAATGTAGAAGTTGCAGAGCTATTATCAAAATGGCTGAAGGAGAAAGGTTTGGATAAGTAA
- a CDS encoding flavodoxin — protein sequence MEKLKNFGVWLCAVLLLLSSCSKAQKSISEKKEMLKDKNVLIVYLSRTKNTKTIADIIHQNIGGILIELALQNPYPKDYKATVDQIAKENETNFLPPLKTKIENIEKYDVIFLGFPTWGMQLPPPMKSFLSQNNFKGKTIIPFNTNAGYGIGSSFETVKKLSPESRILEGFTIKGGVERDGILFVMEGKKKVETEKKVKEWLAKIGMSK from the coding sequence ATGGAAAAGTTGAAAAATTTTGGCGTATGGCTTTGTGCAGTACTTCTACTATTATCATCTTGCTCAAAAGCTCAGAAATCAATATCTGAAAAAAAAGAAATGTTGAAAGACAAAAATGTATTGATTGTTTATTTATCACGAACAAAAAATACAAAAACAATTGCCGACATCATTCATCAAAATATTGGTGGAATCTTAATTGAGTTGGCATTACAGAATCCTTATCCCAAAGATTACAAAGCAACTGTAGATCAGATAGCGAAAGAAAATGAAACCAATTTTTTACCTCCGCTTAAAACAAAGATTGAAAATATTGAAAAATATGACGTGATCTTCTTAGGGTTTCCAACCTGGGGAATGCAGTTACCACCTCCGATGAAAAGTTTTTTAAGCCAGAATAATTTTAAAGGAAAAACAATTATTCCTTTTAATACCAATGCTGGCTACGGGATTGGAAGCAGCTTTGAAACTGTGAAAAAGCTAAGTCCTGAAAGCAGAATATTAGAAGGTTTTACGATTAAAGGAGGAGTTGAACGGGATGGAATTTTATTCGTAATGGAAGGAAAGAAGAAAGTTGAAACGGAAAAGAAAGTGAAAGAATGGCTGGCTAAAATCGGGATGTCAAAATAG
- a CDS encoding carboxymuconolactone decarboxylase family protein, whose amino-acid sequence MTRSNSQLSEKDKNIIIISSFTAQGKLEELKASLNKGLDARLTINEIKEILVHTYAYCGFPRSIRGLQTFMEVLDERKAKGINDTVGKEASTIANDNSKYERGKEILAQLTQTPQPDKLSGYSAFAPTIDTFLKEHLFADIFERDLLAYAQRELVTISVISAIGNAEPMLQSHLGISLNVGWSPPQLNEFVPVISSTISIEKSNAAKMVLNQVLKNKSK is encoded by the coding sequence ATGACAAGATCCAATTCGCAGCTAAGCGAAAAAGATAAAAACATCATCATCATTTCTTCATTTACGGCACAAGGTAAATTAGAGGAATTAAAAGCAAGTTTAAATAAAGGTCTGGATGCAAGATTAACAATCAATGAAATAAAAGAAATTTTGGTACACACTTATGCTTATTGTGGTTTTCCGAGAAGCATAAGAGGTTTACAGACTTTTATGGAAGTTCTTGATGAAAGGAAGGCAAAAGGAATTAATGATACTGTGGGTAAAGAAGCTTCAACTATTGCAAATGACAACAGCAAGTACGAAAGAGGAAAGGAAATTCTGGCTCAACTTACCCAAACACCACAGCCAGACAAACTTTCGGGCTATTCAGCATTTGCACCGACAATAGATACATTTCTAAAAGAACATCTATTTGCTGATATTTTCGAGAGAGATCTTTTGGCTTATGCGCAAAGAGAACTGGTGACGATTTCTGTAATCAGTGCTATTGGTAATGCAGAACCAATGTTGCAATCTCATCTAGGCATTTCACTAAACGTTGGTTGGTCACCACCGCAGTTGAACGAGTTTGTTCCTGTTATCAGCTCTACCATTAGTATTGAAAAATCAAATGCAGCAAAAATGGTTTTAAATCAGGTTTTAAAAAATAAATCTAAATAA
- a CDS encoding alpha/beta hydrolase, translating into MKKITISIIAFILVATSVSVHAQTKKNSQSKMGKIEVIKRNNPFGLVYDGAITENVTGKVNIHPVKYKLNGIEIAANVYTPANYDSSKKYAAITVAHPNGGVKEQTAGLYAQRLAEAGYITIAADASYQGASGGEPRHTDKPVYRTEDIHGMADFISQYPGVDTNRIGAFGICGGGGYTLKATQSDKRFKAIATLSMFNSGEVRRNGFQNSGLKTIQERLKQASDARAQEAAGGEILYSGVASITDEEIKKISKDLYREGYIYYYRTNAHPNSTFLYPTSNLMDLMTWDAVENMDLINQPLLMMTGSKADTKYMTDEAFLKAVNAKEKELFIIDGATHIQTYWRLEYVEKAMHKLTEFFEKNL; encoded by the coding sequence ATGAAAAAGATAACAATATCAATAATAGCATTCATCTTGGTTGCTACAAGCGTTAGCGTTCATGCCCAAACGAAAAAAAATAGTCAATCAAAAATGGGAAAAATTGAAGTAATCAAACGTAATAATCCTTTCGGATTGGTTTATGATGGTGCAATCACAGAAAATGTAACAGGAAAAGTAAATATTCATCCTGTAAAGTATAAATTGAATGGAATTGAAATTGCAGCCAATGTTTATACTCCTGCAAATTATGACTCTTCAAAAAAATATGCAGCAATCACTGTCGCACACCCAAATGGAGGTGTTAAGGAACAGACTGCGGGACTTTATGCACAACGCTTAGCGGAAGCAGGCTATATTACAATTGCTGCAGATGCATCTTATCAGGGAGCAAGTGGGGGAGAACCTCGTCACACAGATAAACCTGTTTATAGAACAGAAGACATTCACGGAATGGCAGATTTTATTTCACAATATCCCGGAGTTGATACCAATCGAATAGGCGCATTCGGTATCTGTGGTGGCGGTGGCTATACTTTGAAGGCGACTCAGTCTGACAAAAGATTTAAAGCGATTGCTACTTTAAGTATGTTTAACTCCGGTGAAGTACGAAGAAACGGATTTCAAAATTCGGGATTAAAAACCATCCAGGAACGATTGAAACAAGCTTCTGACGCAAGAGCACAGGAAGCTGCAGGTGGTGAAATTCTTTATTCCGGTGTTGCAAGCATTACCGATGAAGAAATTAAAAAGATCAGTAAAGATCTTTATCGTGAAGGATATATTTATTACTACAGAACCAATGCACATCCCAATTCAACATTTTTATATCCGACCAGTAATTTAATGGATTTAATGACCTGGGATGCTGTAGAAAATATGGATTTGATCAATCAACCTTTATTGATGATGACTGGCAGTAAAGCAGATACAAAATATATGACAGATGAAGCATTTCTAAAAGCGGTAAATGCAAAAGAAAAAGAATTGTTCATTATTGACGGTGCAACGCATATCCAAACTTATTGGAGACTAGAATATGTAGAAAAAGCAATGCATAAACTAACTGAATTCTTTGAAAAAAATTTATAA
- a CDS encoding cupin domain-containing protein: MKQAVVLFLSVLLLSSCCTKSILEVGRTYIFPKGEKVTNKNFTGNVWLQMLAQDEQMSIGNVTFEPGTRTKWHLHPGGQIILVTEGIGYYQEKGQLKKVLHKGDVIKCPPNVEHWHGASPNSHLVHLAISNNGKGAVVWLKPVTDTEYHKGD; encoded by the coding sequence ATGAAACAAGCAGTTGTATTATTTCTATCAGTGTTATTGTTATCAAGCTGTTGTACTAAGTCTATATTAGAAGTTGGAAGGACTTACATTTTTCCAAAAGGTGAAAAAGTTACCAATAAAAATTTTACAGGTAACGTCTGGCTGCAAATGCTTGCCCAGGATGAGCAAATGAGTATAGGTAATGTAACTTTTGAACCAGGAACAAGAACCAAGTGGCATTTGCATCCTGGAGGGCAGATTATACTTGTAACTGAAGGTATTGGATATTATCAAGAAAAAGGTCAATTGAAAAAAGTATTGCATAAAGGCGATGTTATAAAATGTCCACCAAATGTTGAACATTGGCATGGAGCAAGTCCAAACAGTCATCTTGTTCATTTGGCAATTTCAAATAATGGCAAAGGCGCAGTAGTGTGGTTAAAACCTGTAACTGATACTGAATATCATAAAGGTGATTGA
- a CDS encoding VOC family protein, producing MAVFIIMKLSTFILPKISNMKPKMIWANLAVADLERTQKFYTELGFKPNNPHSSNELVSFFMAGNEFIIHFFLKNIIERNLKPMKFGDPQSSNEIIFTLSAENKEQVDEWAQEVKKAGGTIVSEPESFGENYYGFVFADPDGHKFNVFFM from the coding sequence ATGGCAGTTTTTATAATCATGAAACTGAGTACCTTTATCCTACCAAAAATAAGTAATATGAAACCAAAAATGATCTGGGCCAATCTGGCAGTAGCCGACCTTGAACGCACACAGAAATTTTATACAGAGCTGGGATTCAAGCCCAATAATCCGCACAGCTCTAATGAGTTGGTAAGTTTTTTTATGGCTGGAAATGAATTTATTATTCACTTTTTCTTAAAAAATATCATAGAGAGAAATTTAAAACCCATGAAATTCGGGGATCCTCAAAGTTCCAACGAAATCATCTTCACCCTCTCTGCAGAAAATAAAGAACAGGTAGATGAATGGGCTCAGGAAGTAAAAAAAGCCGGTGGAACTATTGTTTCGGAACCTGAGAGTTTTGGAGAAAATTATTATGGATTTGTGTTTGCAGACCCTGATGGGCACAAGTTTAATGTATTTTTTATGTAA
- a CDS encoding DMT family transporter, which yields MKKSYLLLHLAVILAGFTGVFGKLISLNEGLLTWYRVLFSYIILFFILKIFKISNTISGKEKLKIAQAGLLITLHWVLFYASIKYSNISIGVVCYCLTSFFTALFKPIIDRQKFKLSELGLSTLTLLGISLIFHFDTSYQLGIILGIFSSAVAALYTIYNERMVQRFDSIVINYYQMLAGSVCLGAILPIYLLYFKADSIVPGLKDTAYLGLLALFCTVGLYVIFAEVLKKIPAFTVNLTFNLEPVYAIIIAFLFFDESKEVNLSFYIGLAFIIASVVLQTLISIKKKY from the coding sequence ATGAAAAAATCATATTTATTATTGCATCTGGCCGTAATACTGGCCGGCTTTACAGGAGTATTTGGAAAATTAATATCGCTTAATGAAGGACTTTTAACATGGTACAGAGTACTGTTTTCCTATATTATTCTGTTTTTTATCCTGAAAATATTTAAAATTTCCAATACCATTTCAGGAAAAGAAAAACTGAAAATCGCTCAGGCAGGACTCCTTATTACTTTACACTGGGTCCTCTTCTATGCAAGTATCAAATATTCCAATATATCAATTGGAGTTGTATGTTATTGTCTTACCAGCTTTTTTACAGCTTTATTCAAACCAATCATTGATAGACAGAAATTCAAATTATCAGAACTGGGGCTCAGTACTTTGACACTTCTGGGAATCAGCCTCATCTTCCACTTTGATACATCATATCAGCTAGGAATTATTCTGGGCATATTTTCTTCTGCAGTTGCTGCGCTTTATACCATTTATAATGAGCGCATGGTTCAGCGTTTTGACAGCATTGTTATCAACTATTATCAGATGCTTGCCGGTTCTGTATGCCTCGGAGCAATTTTGCCCATATACCTCCTCTATTTCAAAGCAGATAGCATAGTTCCTGGATTAAAAGACACTGCTTATTTGGGGCTCTTAGCTCTTTTCTGTACGGTAGGGCTTTATGTCATATTTGCAGAAGTTTTAAAAAAAATTCCAGCCTTTACGGTCAACTTAACCTTCAATCTGGAGCCGGTATATGCTATTATTATTGCTTTTTTATTTTTTGATGAAAGCAAAGAAGTCAATCTTTCATTTTATATAGGATTAGCATTTATTATTGCTTCTGTAGTCTTGCAGACATTGATTTCGATTAAGAAAAAATATTAA
- a CDS encoding YDG/SRA domain-containing protein, translated as MSKPIIFGEIEGIEEGYHFNNRKEMMPTSFHRNWGAGIDGNAKEGTAAIVLSGGYEDDLDFGEEIVYTGAGGNDSNTGKQIRDQTWEKGNAGLIISMDQGLPVRVIRGSTHTSEFSPQNGYSYAGLYSVVDAWEETGKSGFKICRFRLEYSGNNQSKKAVRQIELDYSERTKKRIESTVLRIVRDTKVAWQIKRLYNFKCQICQISIPTKLGHYAEGAHIKPLGKPHNGDDNPNNVICLCPNHHIMFDKGVFSIKDDLQLIGCLSGELTINDNHTLNLSNLQYHRQTHGFE; from the coding sequence GTGAGTAAACCTATTATATTTGGTGAAATTGAAGGTATTGAAGAAGGATATCATTTTAATAATAGAAAAGAGATGATGCCAACAAGCTTTCATAGAAATTGGGGAGCAGGAATTGATGGAAATGCAAAAGAAGGTACTGCTGCAATCGTTCTTTCTGGGGGTTATGAAGATGATTTAGATTTTGGGGAAGAAATTGTTTATACTGGTGCTGGTGGTAATGATAGCAATACTGGAAAACAAATAAGAGATCAAACATGGGAAAAAGGAAATGCTGGACTTATAATAAGTATGGACCAAGGATTACCCGTAAGAGTTATTCGGGGATCAACACATACATCTGAATTTTCTCCTCAAAATGGTTATTCTTATGCTGGATTATATAGCGTTGTTGATGCTTGGGAGGAAACTGGTAAAAGTGGGTTCAAAATTTGTAGGTTTCGTTTAGAATATTCTGGCAATAATCAGTCTAAAAAAGCAGTGCGTCAAATTGAATTAGACTATTCTGAAAGAACGAAAAAAAGAATAGAAAGTACTGTTTTAAGGATTGTACGAGATACTAAAGTTGCATGGCAAATAAAAAGATTATATAATTTTAAATGCCAAATTTGTCAGATTTCTATTCCAACCAAATTAGGTCATTATGCAGAAGGTGCTCATATCAAACCGCTAGGCAAACCTCATAATGGAGATGATAATCCTAATAATGTTATTTGTCTTTGCCCTAATCATCATATTATGTTTGATAAAGGTGTATTTTCAATTAAAGATGATTTACAATTAATTGGTTGTTTATCTGGAGAACTTACAATTAATGATAATCATACATTGAATCTTTCAAATCTACAATACCACCGTCAAACGCATGGTTTCGAATAA
- a CDS encoding YdcF family protein translates to MKFLLDLLFRVLQLFAEPYFLLFLAVVIIALLKRKNKRKNLRIGIGVSVVLMIIFIGNGFLGKLTSEYLQKSYIHTSAIKNTASQNPVIVVLGGGVVDIDNTEKLHTMSYSRIVTAYQLYQEFKKKNIPCKIVISGKGRGHTSEAELFSENFKKMGVSDSDIIKEDKSMNTYQNAKFSSPIVKKMAPGSVYLVTSGFHIKRSVALFQIFGLKPIPQASDFIDTEITVFPNTYNAAFTFVMLKEIVGIWQVQLYNSLGINK, encoded by the coding sequence ATGAAATTTTTATTGGATCTTTTATTTCGTGTTTTACAGCTTTTTGCAGAACCTTATTTCTTATTATTTCTTGCGGTAGTTATAATCGCTCTGCTGAAAAGAAAAAATAAACGCAAAAATCTGAGAATAGGAATTGGTGTATCGGTCGTTTTAATGATCATCTTTATAGGAAATGGCTTTTTGGGTAAATTAACTTCAGAATATCTGCAGAAAAGCTATATCCATACTTCTGCAATAAAGAATACCGCTTCTCAGAACCCCGTTATTGTTGTATTGGGTGGTGGAGTTGTAGATATTGACAATACTGAAAAACTGCATACGATGTCTTATTCAAGAATCGTCACAGCCTATCAATTGTATCAGGAATTCAAGAAAAAGAATATACCCTGCAAAATAGTGATTTCCGGAAAGGGCAGAGGACATACCAGTGAAGCGGAATTATTCAGTGAAAATTTCAAAAAAATGGGGGTGTCAGATTCTGATATTATTAAGGAAGATAAAAGCATGAATACCTATCAGAATGCAAAATTCTCAAGTCCGATAGTAAAAAAGATGGCTCCTGGAAGTGTTTATTTGGTTACTTCGGGTTTTCATATAAAGAGATCTGTTGCTCTGTTTCAGATATTTGGATTAAAGCCCATTCCGCAGGCATCAGATTTTATAGATACTGAAATAACGGTATTTCCTAACACTTATAATGCTGCGTTTACATTCGTCATGCTTAAGGAGATAGTGGGAATATGGCAGGTGCAATTATATAACAGTTTGGGAATAAATAAATAA